Part of the Allofrancisella guangzhouensis genome is shown below.
TTTTTGCCTTGTTACGACACATCTAATTCCAGCTTGACAGATCCTAAATTTAATAAGTCTTACAAAAGACAAAAAAACCAGCAAAAGCTGGCTCTTTGGATAGAAAGAAAGGTTTATTATTAATGGAAAGAATATTATACTTTTTTAAGAGCACCAAATCTTTTGTTGAATCTATCAACACGTCCTGCTGTGTCTACAACTCTTTGTTTACCAGTGTAAAATGGATGACACTCAGAACAAATATCTATATTGATAGTTTCTTTAGCTACAGTTGATCTGGTTGTGAAATTATTGCCACAGCTACAAGTTACTTTAACTTCAGTATATTTAGGATGAATTTCTTGTTTCATTATTTATTTTCCTTATTTTTGTAAATTTTGACATCGCCACTTAGACTATCTCACCTAAGCACCATATCACTATAAAAGCAGAATAGCCCGAAAATTGTAACTTAAATTATTAATAGTATCAAGCTTAATTAGAAGAAATATATTTCTCTCTGCGTACATTTTTAGCTTCAAAACCAGCATTTGTAAGTATTTCATAAGATTGATCGATCATATTTGGATTACCGCAAATATAGACAATATCTTTTTTTGGATCTAAGCCTATTTTTTCAAATTGTTGTTGAACATAACCGGAAATTTCATGGTCTTTTAAATCATCTGTTTCTCTACTTAGGCAAAGTGTGAAATTTATGTTGTTATGTTTTTTTGCAAATTCTATAAAATCATCTTGATACAAAGCATCTTTGCGGTATTGTACGCCTAATAATATATGTATTTCAGTAGTTTCAGCTCGTTGTAAGAGCTCTGGGAGCATTGACCTATAAGGAACAATTCCGGTACCAGTACCTACAAGTATTAGCTTCCTAAGCTCCTCATCCTTTAAAACAAGCCTTCCGGCAGGACCCATAGCAGTAGCAGTATCACCAACCTCCATGTTGAAAAAAAACTCTGAAGCAGTACCATTTTTGACATGGGTTATACCTATTTCCAAAAGCATGTTGTCAGAAGGTAGAGACCCTAGGCTATAGCTTCTACGTTTTAGATTACCCTCGTTATCTGTTAAAAGGAAAGTAATAAATTGTCCAGCTATAAATTTAAGAGGCTTTCCATCTGTCCTTCTAAAAACAAAATGTCTTACATTGTTAGTAATATCTTTGAATGATACTAATTCTAGATCAAATTTTTCTAATGCCATGATATTTAGCTTATTGTGTATATTTGCAGCAGCTATAATTGTATAATAAATTTATCTCGATGATAAGTTTGTATTTTAAAATATGGTTAGGTATTTTTATATACTTCTGATTTTATTGATACTACCAGGTTTAACTGTAGCTAAGATGACTCAAGATGTGGTTGATAAAGTGTATACAAAGCCAATAGTTCTGGGAGATAAACAAAAAACAATAAGTATTAGTTTGCTAGTAGACTCAACAGACGGATACAGGTGGTTTTTGGTTTCACCAGATTATGATTATATAAGATCAGTTAGTTTTGCACACAAAAGTGTTGATGTTGAAAACTCAAAATATGGGTCTACAGATAACTTTAAATTTAGGTTGCAGGATAGCTTTAAAAAGATCCCGCAGAAAATGGTTTTGCATTTTGAGTGTTTCAGACCATTTGATAATGATAGTCAAATAATCAGTAAAGATATTGTGGTATTATCAGTTTTAGATTAAAAATAAGGAGATATATAGTGTTTATGTTTTGGTTAGTATTTTTTACTGTTTTAATTACATTTCTCTTAAGTTTTTCAATAAATTTAGTGGAAACTCAATCAGTAAATGTGATAGAGAGGTTTGGTAGATTTGTGAGGATTCAGCGAGCGGGTCTTAATTTTAAAATCCCATTTATAGAAAGAGTAGCTGGTAGGGTTAGTTTAAGAGTCCAGCAATTAGATATAATTGCTGAGACTAAAACAAGAGATAATGTCTTTGTACACATGAAAGTTTCAGTACAATTTTTAGTTGAGGAAGCTAGAGCTGTAGATGCTTTTTATAAACTTACAAATGCTAGGGCTCAAATGGAATCATATGTCTTTGACGTGATTAGGTCATCTTTACCACGTATGAGTTTAGATGAGTCTTTTGAAAATAAAGATGCAATTGCGTTAGATATCAAAAAAGAGCTTTCTGAAGAGATGAGCGCTTATGGTTATACAATAATTAAATCCTTAGTTGTGGATATAAATCCAGAAGAGAATGTAAAACGGTCTATGAATGAGATCAACGCCGCACAAAGACAACTTGAAGCTACTAAAGCAAAGGCTGAAGCTGAAAAACTTATAAAAATTAAAGAAGCTGAAGGTCAAAAAGAGTCCATGAAACTTTTAGGTGAGGGTATCGCTGAACAACGTAAAGCAATAGCAAGAGGTTTACGTGTTTCTATAGAAGATGTAAAAGAAGGTACGAATGGTAGTATATCTTCTGAGTATATTTCCTCTTTGGTGATGATGTATCAGTATTTAGATACTTTAGAAAACATGACTAAATCAGGTAAATCAAATGTGATATTTACACCAAACTCACCAAAAGGGTTTAATAATTTAACTTCTGAAATGATAAGTGCTTTATCTGCTGCTAAAGATATGTAATATAGTTATTATTTCATCGCATGAAGAAGCTTTTAAAGGGAATAGAGCTACTTTCACAAACAAGATGAGTGAATTTAGGCTGATTTTTTAATAGTATGTCATCTGTGATGATATTATTGTTAATTATATATATTTATAATATTATTTTTTAACACATGCTTAACAATTTTATATAATTAAATATTAAATTTTATACATTTTAAATTTTTATAAGATAATTTTTGTGTTTGTAATTATTGGTTAATGTCTTAGCGTGATAACACTTTTTTGAGCTAACTATATAGTATAGTCTACTAGGCATAAAAGTAGATTCCGTGGCCAAGCCTGACGGAATGACGTACTACTTTTTAGTATCGTTAGCTATAGAACACTTTTAAATATAAGGCTTATTGATGGATTGGTTTCTTGAAGCTACCTGATCTTGCAAGCAAGGCACCCCTTTGGGTTTTAAAAAGTGAATTGTGTATTGGTCAAAATTTGAGAGTAGCTTTACATAAAAATTAAATATTAAAATCATAAAACTTATAGCTTATATATTTTTTAATAAAATTTACAGTCTCTCATAAGGAATATTCTCTCGGAATTGTGAATTAGTTTATAACTAACCCGAATTAAAAAATCTCCACATTAATTTAGACCCATAAATTCCCCCATAAAATCTTCACGAACCATTGATATATATAGCTTTAATATGGTTTTATTATTTTTATTAGCTTCATAATAAAATATGAAATACAAAAAATAATTTTCAAATAGCTTTACTTATTATTAGTTTAGATATATTTTATATATTGCAATTAACTTTTGTGGGGATTTTTCATGTTAAAAAAATATATATACGGAATTAGTTCAGTCTTGGCACTAGCAACACTTTTAAGTAGTTGTGCCCAAGAAGAGCTAACAGATTATCAAATAGCGACAACTTGTGACGGTGCAGTTTGTAGTATAGAATTAGACCAAACTGATTTACTTAGATATACAAACGTAGTAGGTAAATCAGTAGATAAGGTGTTAAAACAAGAAGCTGTACCAGAACCACAATATAACATAACTTGGGTTCTAACAGATGGCCAGCTTGCTACAGATCAGCAACTTAGTGATAGTAATTTACCATTATGTAATGGTGATTGTACTTCTGGGTCTAACCCAACTGGTTGGGTATTTACTACAGTAGGCCCACATCAGATAGGTGTTTCTGGAACGATCACATATCCAGATGGTACTGTTCAAAAAATTGATTTAGCAAAAACAGTAAATACGCAGTATGGTGAAGTTAAGATAAACTCAGAGATTATAGGTGGTTCTGGGTTGGATTATAAATTTACAGCTAACACATCAGGAACTGGTATACCAGATAATGCAACCTTTACTTGGAAAGTAAATGGTACAGAGATTGGTACAGGTCAAGAGATAGAGTATCTTTTCCCAACACCAAATATAACTTACACAGTAGGCTTAGAAGTCTCTGTAGATGGAGAAGTAATCTCAACAGCTACAAAAGAAATAACTTCAGGTGAAGTAGTTGAACCGACATTAACAGCTACTCAAGATAGTAGTAGTGATCCACTTGTTTGGACGATAACCGCAAATACTACAGATACAGGTATAGATAGTAGCTGGACAAAGCAGTGGAAGATAGATGGTAATGTAGTATCAGGAGCTACAGCAAACACACTAAATTATACATTTACCCAGTCTGATACAACATACCAAGTAGAGTATATTGCTACAAAAGGTGAACTTAGAAGAAGTGCTACTACAAATATAACTGTAGGTACAGTCACTCAACCTACATTAACAGCTACTCAAGATAGTAGTAGTGATCCACTTGTTTGGACGATAACCGCAGATACTACAGATACAGATATAGATAGTAGCTGGACAAAGCAGTGGAAGATAGATGGTAATGTAGTGCCAGGAGCTACAACAAACACACTAAATTATACATTTACCCAGTCTGATACGACATACCAAGTAGAGTATATTGCTACAAAGGGTGAACTTAGAAGAATTGCTACTACAAATATAACTGTAGGTACAGTCACTCAACCTACATTAACAGCTACTCAAGATAGTAGTAGTGATCCACTTGTTTGGACTATAACCGCAGATACTGCAGATACAAGTATAGATAGTAGCTGGACTAGGCAGTGGAAGATAGATGGTAATGTAGTAACAGGATCAACAGATGCTCTAAACTATACGTTTGCGCAATCTAATACAACATATCAAGTTGAGTATACTGCTACAAAAGGTCAAAGTACTAGAACTGCGACTATAAGTATAACTATAGGTGCTGTTAATCAACCATCGTTATCATCTACTCAAGATGGTAATAATCCACTAGCTTTTACAATAACCGCGGATACTACAGATACAAGTATAGATAGTAGCTGGACAAAGCAATGGAAAGTAGATGGTAGTGTAGTACCAGGATCAACAGATGCTCTAAGCTATACATTTGCGCTTACTAGTAAAACATACCAAGTTGAGTATACTGCTACAAAAGGTCAAAGTACCAGAACTGCGACTACAAGTGTAACCACAGGAGCAGCTACAGCGCCATCATTAAGTGATTCTCGAATTGGATTTTTAGATTACGCTTTAACAGCTGATTTAGCAGATACAGGTATAACTAGTGCTTGGACGTTACAGTGGAGCTCAAACCCATCATCGGCAACATTTTCTGCAGCTAGCTCTGCTGATACAAATGTAACATTTGGTAGTTATAATATAAATTACACTGTAACTTTGACAGCTACACCACCATCTGGTTCAGGTGATAGTCCTGTAACAGCTAATGTAAGTGTTAGTACAGGATATAGTTTAAAAACAGCAGCTACTATTACAGGTGGAGATTACTCACCTATACAGCAGGCAAGTGGTACAGCTCCTACTACTGGTATTAGCTGGCAAAAAAATGGTGAGAATTCAATTACTTTTACTTGTCCAACTGGTTGGGCGATTCCAGCGGAGATAGTAAATATGCCAGCTGTAGGCGATAAAACGGCATATGGTGAATTTGCTTCATTTGGAGGATCATCTATGTTTTTAATTGATGGCACTAATGGGTTATTATTAACTGATGCGATCTATGGTAATAGTACTGTTATTAGTTATTACAATCTATACGGTCTTAATAAATCAGTAGGCGTTACTTGTGTACATGTGTACTAATTATATATCATTAATTTTCTAATCAAGCATTAGCTCTTAAGCTAGCAAATGCTATCACTGCTCCACCCAAACAATGGGTGGATTCTTTATTAAATCAAGTTTAGAATTTTGGTAATAAAGCTATTAACTATGTTACTAAAAACTGGTTTGTTATTTTGTGGTTTTTGTAATTCTTGAAGATCATGATTTTCTAATTCCTTTGAATTTATCTTTTAGTTCATGGTTTTTGTGTTTTTCTGCTAAAATATATCTATTAATTAAAATAACTTTTTTCTAATGTCTTTGAAAAATTCCTTAAGTAGTTTGAATCCTCAACAGCATAAAGCTGTAGTTCTTGAAGATCGTAATTCTCTTATTTTAGCTGGTGCCGGTAGTGGGAAAACTAAGGTTCTTACTTCGAGAATAGCTTATTTATGCTGCGATAGAGGGGTTACTGTTGATAATATCTTAGCTGTTACGTTTACAAACAAAGCTGCTAAGGAAATTCAGCAACGTGTCGAAAAAATGCTTGGAACATCGACATTTGGTATGTGGATAGGTACTTTTCATGGCATAGCTCATAGATTGTTACGTAAGCATGGACATGAGTTAGGGTTAGACAAGAATTTTAGAATTCTTGACCAAGACGAGCAAGCTCAGCTTATAAAAAAAGTAATAAATTCTTTAGATCTTGATGATAAAAAATATCCCCCAAAATTACTTCAAAATTTTATAAATAAACAAAAAGATCAAGCAACACGCAGTGATAAACTTTCCAAACAGTACGATGGAAACTTTAACCGTATCTATCAGGCTTATGAGGAAAGGCTACAACTTGATAATGCTTTAGACTTTGCGGATTTATTGCTTTATTTGTATGAGCTGTTTTCTCTAAATGTTCAGTTAAGAGAATATTATCAAAATTTATTTAAGTACATACTTATAGACGAATTTCAAGATACTAACCATGTACAATATATGTGGTTAAAACTTTTACTGACAGACACTAACTACATTATGGCTGTTGGTGATGATGACCAATCAATATATGGTTGGCGTGGGGCTATAATAGATAACATCCATAATTATGTGAAAGAAATAAATAACGTCGAGATAGTTAAGTTAGAGCAGAATTATCGCTCAACAAAAAATATTCTTAAGGCAGCAAATTCTGTCATTAAAAACAATAATAACAGAATGCCAAAAGAACTTTGGTCTGCAGCTGAGGATGGTGAAAAAGTACAAGTGTATAACGCTGTAAATGAAAGAGAAGAAGCCAAATATATAATTGATAAAATCCGTAAACTTCACCAAGATGGTGAAAGTTATAATGATATTGCATTGCTGTACCGTTCAAACTATTTATCGCGTGTGTTAGAGGAAAGCTGTATATATGCGGGTATTCCATATAGAATTTATGGTGGTTTTAAGTTTTTTGATAGAGCAGAGGTTAAAGATGCTTTAGCTTACTTAAGGCTAGCAGCTACAAGTACAGACAATTTAGCTTTTGAGCGTATTATAAATACTCCTGCTCGTGGTATAGGTAACAAAACTTTAGATACAATTAGAAACTTTGCTCAAGTTAATTCATTATCATATTGGCAAGCAACAATAGAAGTTATTCAAAAAGAGTTAGTTACAAAACGTACAGCAAGCTTACTTTTAAATTTTATTCAGCTAATTGATGACATATCTAGTCAGGTAAAAGAATTTAGTTTAGATGAGTTGTTAGAATATGTGATTACAAAAAGTGGACTTTTAGCTTCTTATGAAGAAAAAGATACAGAAAAAGACAGTCAAAAAATAGATAACTTAAAAGAGTTAATAAGTGCAGCTAAAGATTTTGAGCCACAAATCGAGTTACTTGATGATAATGTTGACATTTTACAAGATTTTCTGTCATTTGCAGTTTTAGAGGCTGGTGAAATGCAAGCTGATCAATCAACAGATAGTGTTCAGTTGATGACCATCCATGCTGCAAAAGGTTTAGAGTTTAAGCATGTATTTATAATTGCAGCTGAAGAAGGGATATTTCCTCCAAATGCTGTAATTAACAGTCAGGAAGCTTTTGATAATTCTCATTCAAAAAAGCTCCAAGAAAAACTTGCTGAAGAGAGAAGACTTTTCTATGTTGCGATTACTAGAGCTATGGTGTCTCTAACTATTAGTTACGCTCAAGTACGTAATATTTTTGGTAAAAGTAGCTTTCAGGTTTGTTCTAGGTTCTTAGCTGAAATTGATGATGAGCATTTAAATCAAGGGCAAGAACAATCATCAAAAACTAAAGTAAGAGCAAAATCTAATTTTGGGGTTTCGCCATTTGATTTTCTAAAATCAAGTTCCCCTAATAATAAAACTTTCAAACCCGGAGATAAAGTTTTTCATAAAGTGTTTGGTAAAGGTATTTTTGTTAAATCGCAAGCTCAAGGTACAAAGGAATTTTATACAGTAAATTTTGGACCTGATGTTGGTCAAAAGATACTTTTGGCAGATATTGCTAATCTGGCTAAGGTGTAGATTTATTATTTATTTTTATTTTTTTAAAAAATATCGCTCCCAATATTAGAAAAATAACAAAGCATATACTTATACTCGTTTTGGATGCTAAGTTTATGGCATTTCCTGTATCGATCGATAAGCCAACAATTAATTGACCAACTTCAGTGACTAAAGTAATTAGCATATTTGTGATAGCAATTCCTATAGCAGTGAAATTTTGATGACTTATTTTGTTGAAGTAGTGCCATACTAAAACCTGTGAAGCAGAAAACGCTCCAAAAATAAAAACTAAAAATACAGCATAGTTTTTTAATATTCCAAAATTTATGATAATAATTATTATTACAGTGCCTAAAACGGAAATGTTGATAACTCTTGTGGGGTCGAATTTATTAGCTAGTAGGGTTTTTATAGGAGAGAAGATAGCCCAGCCCATGAATATTAAGGTTATTAGTGTAGTTGCAAATATGTCACTAAAGCCATATGTTTGTTTAAAATATAGAATTCCGTATTGTGATGTTAGAACTATGGTAGGTATATATATCAAACCTGCCCATGTGGCATTAATCCAGAGTTTCTTGTTTTTTATTAAATTTTTACTAGCATCGTAAATTTGCTTGAATTTCGGCATTAGATTTACAGTCTGAACTTCTTTCGGTGAAAATATTTGAAATAAGACAGCTAGTGGTAGTGCAAAAATACCTGAATATATAAAAACATCGATCCAAGAGGTATTGTAGTTGGATATAAGCACACTTACGTTTTGTGAGAAAGCAGCAGCTAAAGTCCCTAATGATATTATAATGCTTGTTATAAAGCTAAAGTATTTAGGATTAAAGTTTTCTAATGCTAGTTTCAAAACTCCTATAAATGCAAATGATGATCCTACACCTACTAACAGTCTACCAACAATTGCTGTATTAAAACCTCCAGCTATAAATAATATGTTACCAGCTCCACAAACTAAAGTTGCTGCTATTAAAACTCTTTTGCTCCCGAATCTATCTAATAGTATTCCAGCGGGTATTTGCATTATAAGATAAGTTATATTGTAGCTAGATATTAAAAATGAAAAACCAATATGAGTAGATATGTTAAAGTAGTTAACTATTTGCTCTTGGTATGCTCCAGTAAGTATCCTTAAAAAAAATTCATAGCAATAAAAGCTTATCCCAATAGTTAATATTATAAGAGTTCTAAATTTTTGCATTTTTTTAAAAAATGTTCCTATTGTTTAGAAATTTACACTTTTATGAGGTTATTGTCTAATTAACTATTTTTAAGAAACTAGTAATATTATTTGCTTCATCATTTACCCTATTGGCTATTAAATATATAATTTCTCTAAATAAATTCTAAGTATTAAAAATAACAATGTCAGAAAAATTTGTTTTAGCTGTTGATCAGGGCACAACTAGTTCGCGTGCTATCATTTTTGATAAAAATGGTAATATCAAAAAAATTGCCCAAAAAGAGTTTACCCAGATTTATCCAAAAAGTGGTTGGGTTGAACATGATCCTATGGAAATATGGGGCACGCAAAGCGGTGTTGTCAGAGAAGTTCTTGAGTCTGGAAGAGTTAAACCAGATCAAATCGCAGCTATAGGTATTACAAACCAGCGTGAAACTGCTATTGTTTGGGATAAAGAAACTGGAGATCCTATTTATAATGCAATAGTTTGGCAATGTCGCCGTACTTCTTATATTTGTGATGATATTAAAAAAGATCCAGAACTAGTTAAATATATCAAAGAAAATACAGGTTTGGTTGTGGATGCGTATTTTTCAGGTACAAAAGTTAAGTGGATTTTGGACAATGTAAGAGGGGCTAGGGAAAAAGCTAATGCTGGTAAGCTTCTAATGGGCACTGTAGACACGTGGCTGATTTGGAATATGACACGTGGTAAAGTCCATGCAACTGATTATAGTAATGCTTCACGTACTATGCTTTTTAATATTAATACACTAGAGTGGGACAAGAAAATTTTAGAATATTTAGATATTCCAGAGTCTATGTTGCCAGAGGTAAAAAACTCAAGTGAAATCTACGGTTACACGGATGAAAAAACCCTAGCTGGGGCTAGAATTCCAATAGCTGGTGTTGCTGGAGATCAGCATGCTGCTTTATTTGGTCATTGCTGTTTTGAGAAAGGCATGGCTAAAAATACTTATGGTACGGGTTGTTTTGCGCTTATGAATGTTGGTGATAAGCCAATATTTTCTGATGCTGGACTTCTAACTACTATCGCGTGGGGTGAAAATGGTAAGCCAACCTATGCTTTAGAGGGTAGTGTATTTATTGCAGGAGCAGTTATCCAGTGGATTAGAGATGGTTTAGGACTTATTCGTTCAGCAGAAGATAGTGAGTACTATGCTACAAAAATTGATTCAACTAATGGTGTATATTTAGTCCCAGCTTTTGTGGGCCTGGGTACTCCATATTGGGATATGTATGCTAGAGGTACAATAGTTGGCATAACAAGAGACACAAAGAGAGAGCATATTATCAGGGCTGCTCTTGAAGCTATAGCGTACCAGGCAAAAGACGTTTTAGATTGTATGAAAGGCGATACAGGACTGGATTTGACAGGTTTACGTGTGGATGGTGGAGCAGTGCAGAATAATTTTCTAATGCAGTTCCAGTCTGATATTTTGCAGTCTGAAATTTCAAAACCAAAAATAAATGAAATTACAGGTTTAGGAGCCGCATTTTTAGCAGGTTTAGCTGTTGGCTTCTGGAAAAATAAAGAAGAGCTGAAATCTATCCTTATAACAGAGAAAACTTTTGAACCACAAAAAGATTTTAAAACAGTTACCCATGATTATAAAGGTTGGAAAAAGGCCGTGCAAAGAAGTAAGGCTTGGGTTGAATAAAATGGAGAATAATTACGACATAATAATAATTGGTGGTGGTGCAACTGGGTTTGGTTGTGCTATAGAGGCTGTCTCACGTGGTTATAAAACATTACTTTTAGAGGCGTATGATTTTGGTAAAGGTACTTCTTCAAAGTCTACTAAACTTATTCATGGTGGTCTAAGGTATTTAGAAAATTTTGATTTTGCACTTGTAAAAGAAGGCTTAGAAGAAAGGTTTTCATTTTTACATAATGCCCCTCATTTGACCTATAAACAATCTTATCTTATTCCAACACGTAGTTATTTTGAGACAATTAAATACACTATAGGTGTTAAGCTTTATGAGTTATTATCAGGTAAGTATAAAATTGGTAAAGGTTATAATCTAAATAAAAGACAGACTTTAGAAGAGTTACCAAATATAGAAGCTTCTAAGCTTAAAAAAAGTTTAGTGTATTATGACGGTCAGTTTGATGATACTAGGCTTTTGATCTCTTTGATGAAAACTTTTGAATCAAAGGGTGGTGTAGCTTTAAATTACCATAAAGTTGAAAAAATCTACAGCTCAACGAATTCAAAATTAGATACTGTTGTGGTTACTAATACATTAACTCAGGAAAAAAGAGAGTTTAACGCAAGTCATATTATTAATGCTACAGGAACATTTTGTGATACTATCATAAGCTTGGCGGGTAGAAAAGAATCACACAAGTATGTTTCAGTTGCGCAAGGAACTCATATAGTTTTTGCCAGAGAAAAGTTCCCAACGAAGCATGCTATTTTGATCCCAGAGACAGAAGATGGCAGGGTTTTATTTATTTTACCTTGGCATGACCATTTGATAGTTGGTACTACAGATATTAAAAAAGAGATTCCAAGTATTGAGCCAAAAGCGGATAAACAAGAAATTGAATTTATTTTGGAAACTTTTAACCAATACGCCAAACAAAAAGCAACTATCGCGGATATAAGATCAGTATATTGTGGGCAACGTCCATTAGTCTCACCTAAGAAAAATAGAAAAACAGCAAATATTTCTCGTAAGCATGAAATTATTGAATCTACAGATGGTTTGATTACGGTAGTAGGAGGCAAGTGGACTATATTTAGACGTATGGGGCAAGATACTTTAGATTATATTGAAAGTGGTAAAATCGCGCAAAAACTTTCTAAAACCTCCGAGCAGTTGTTGGTTGATGCTATTGAGTCTAAAGAAAGTTATCCATTAAAAGTTTATGGTAAAAATGCTGATGATATTAAGATAATTCAGCAAGAACTAAATAATCATGAGTTATTGCATAGCGATTTACCATACTATCAAGCAGAAGTTATTTATAATGTAAGAAATGAAAAGGCTAAGACAGTGGAAGATGTTTTAGCTCGTCGTACAAGAGCGGCTTTTTTAGATATTAAAGCAAGTATTCAAGCTGCTCCTATTGTGGCTGAGCTTATGGCTAAAGAACTTGGTAAAGATAAAGCTTGGCAAGATGAACAGGTGGAGAGTTTTGTAGAATTTTCTAAAAATTTTAATGTTGAGGAATTATATAGGTGAGTAAATTATGTTAGAAGCTTGTATAGCAGAAGTTATAGGAACAATGATTCTTATACTTTTGGGTAATGGAGTTGTGGCAGGAGTTGTTTTAAATAAAACTAAGTCACAAAATAGTGGTTGGATTGTCATTACTTTCGCTTGGGGGTTAGCAGTATTTTTAGGTGTTTTAGTGGCAGGACCTATTAGTGGTGCGCATATGAATCCTGCTGTAACATTAGCTTTGACTCTTGCAGGTAAGTTTTCATGGACTTGGGTGGTACCATTTGTTATAAGTCAGATTATAGGGGCTATGCTTGGCCAGGCACTAGTTTGGATTATGTATTATCCACATTACTCTGTTACAAAAGATACAGAACTAAAGTTAGCGACATTTTGCACATCTCCAGCAATTAAGCATTTACCTTCTAATTTTATGAGTGAAATTATTGGTACGTTTGTATTAGTGCTTGCAATATTAACCATGCATGGAGTCGTAATACAGGTTGGTGACTCCAGTAGTTTGGTGACAGCATATCCGGTTGATATGGGGGCATTAGGAGGTATTCCAGTTGCATTTGTTGTAATTGTAATAGGTTTATCTTTAGGAGGCACTACTGGGTATGCTATTAACCCAGCTAGAGACTTTGGTCCGAGATTGTTTCATGCTATTATGCCTATTCAATCTAAGGGTTCATCCCACTGGGATTATGCGTGGGTGCCAGTTTTAGGTCCTATTGTTGGCAGCGTAGGAGCAACAGTCCTCTATTTGTTACTAAAATCAAGTGGGGTATTTTAGTATAAAATGTGTGATTTTGTGTATGTACCTATGTTTGCAGATGAGATTTTAAGACTTGTTTTATCTATTTTATTATTTTTTTGTTGCATCATTTTATCTCAAATTATCATGAATAGAAAAAATTGGAGTGTAGCATTTTGGATTTGCTTTGCTGTTTTTTTGGCTATTTTGGGGGGATATGGTTACGTTATTCACCATCTATATTTGGAAAATACTTTCTCTTATGATGGGTTTATTTCAGGAGCT
Proteins encoded:
- the glpK gene encoding glycerol kinase GlpK, whose product is MSEKFVLAVDQGTTSSRAIIFDKNGNIKKIAQKEFTQIYPKSGWVEHDPMEIWGTQSGVVREVLESGRVKPDQIAAIGITNQRETAIVWDKETGDPIYNAIVWQCRRTSYICDDIKKDPELVKYIKENTGLVVDAYFSGTKVKWILDNVRGAREKANAGKLLMGTVDTWLIWNMTRGKVHATDYSNASRTMLFNINTLEWDKKILEYLDIPESMLPEVKNSSEIYGYTDEKTLAGARIPIAGVAGDQHAALFGHCCFEKGMAKNTYGTGCFALMNVGDKPIFSDAGLLTTIAWGENGKPTYALEGSVFIAGAVIQWIRDGLGLIRSAEDSEYYATKIDSTNGVYLVPAFVGLGTPYWDMYARGTIVGITRDTKREHIIRAALEAIAYQAKDVLDCMKGDTGLDLTGLRVDGGAVQNNFLMQFQSDILQSEISKPKINEITGLGAAFLAGLAVGFWKNKEELKSILITEKTFEPQKDFKTVTHDYKGWKKAVQRSKAWVE
- a CDS encoding glycerol-3-phosphate dehydrogenase/oxidase codes for the protein MENNYDIIIIGGGATGFGCAIEAVSRGYKTLLLEAYDFGKGTSSKSTKLIHGGLRYLENFDFALVKEGLEERFSFLHNAPHLTYKQSYLIPTRSYFETIKYTIGVKLYELLSGKYKIGKGYNLNKRQTLEELPNIEASKLKKSLVYYDGQFDDTRLLISLMKTFESKGGVALNYHKVEKIYSSTNSKLDTVVVTNTLTQEKREFNASHIINATGTFCDTIISLAGRKESHKYVSVAQGTHIVFAREKFPTKHAILIPETEDGRVLFILPWHDHLIVGTTDIKKEIPSIEPKADKQEIEFILETFNQYAKQKATIADIRSVYCGQRPLVSPKKNRKTANISRKHEIIESTDGLITVVGGKWTIFRRMGQDTLDYIESGKIAQKLSKTSEQLLVDAIESKESYPLKVYGKNADDIKIIQQELNNHELLHSDLPYYQAEVIYNVRNEKAKTVEDVLARRTRAAFLDIKASIQAAPIVAELMAKELGKDKAWQDEQVESFVEFSKNFNVEELYR
- a CDS encoding MIP/aquaporin family protein; its protein translation is MLEACIAEVIGTMILILLGNGVVAGVVLNKTKSQNSGWIVITFAWGLAVFLGVLVAGPISGAHMNPAVTLALTLAGKFSWTWVVPFVISQIIGAMLGQALVWIMYYPHYSVTKDTELKLATFCTSPAIKHLPSNFMSEIIGTFVLVLAILTMHGVVIQVGDSSSLVTAYPVDMGALGGIPVAFVVIVIGLSLGGTTGYAINPARDFGPRLFHAIMPIQSKGSSHWDYAWVPVLGPIVGSVGATVLYLLLKSSGVF